Proteins encoded by one window of Sorex araneus isolate mSorAra2 chromosome 3, mSorAra2.pri, whole genome shotgun sequence:
- the THTPA gene encoding thiamine-triphosphatase — translation MAQEGMIEVERKFVPGPGTEQRLRELGGSLEHQLTFRDSYYDTPALSLMRADHWLRLRQGSGWEFKCPGAAGLAGPHTQYVEVTAEPAIVARLCELLGAEAPAPAPAGVDAVLGPLRLQEVASFVTQRSAWKLALPGPRAGAPLRVDLDTADFGYAVGEIEALVREEAEVPAALEEILRLSSMLGVPTQEKAPAKLIVYLQRFRPQDYLHLLEASTSQTKKPQEAQ, via the exons ATGGCCCAGGAGGGCATGATCGAAGTGGAGCGGAAGTTTGTGCCGGGGCCTGGCACCGAGCAGCGGCTGCGGGAGTTGGGGGGCAGCCTGGAGCACCAGCTCACCTTCCGGGACAGCTACTACGACACCCCGGCGCTGAGCCTCATGCGGGCCGACCACTGGCTGCGCCTTCGCCAGGGCAGCGGCTGGGAGTTCAAGTGTCCCGGGGCGGCCGGCCTCGCGGGCCCCCACACCCAGTACGTGGAGGTCACGGCCGAGCCCGCAATCGTGGCCCGGCTCTGTGAGCTGCTGGGCGCcgaggccccggccccggccccggcggggGTGGACGCGGTGCTGGGCCCCCTGCGGCTGCAGGAGGTGGCCAGCTTCGTGACCCAGCGCAGTGCCTGGAAGCTGGCCCTGCCGGGGCCCCGCGCGGGCGCGCCGCTCCGGGTGGACCTGGACACGGCCGACTTCGGCTACGCGGTCGGGGAGATCGAGGCGCTGGTGCGCGAGGAGGCCGAGGTCCCCGCCGCCCTCGAGGAGATCCTCCGCCTCAGCAGCATGCTTG GTGTGCCCACACAGGAGAAGGCACCTGCCAAACTGATCGTGTATCTCCAGCGCTTCCGGCCTCAGGACTACCTACACCTGCTTGAGGCCTCCACCTCACAGACCAAGAAGCCTCAGGAAGCCCAGTAG